The Oryza brachyantha chromosome 7, ObraRS2, whole genome shotgun sequence genomic interval ATCCTCGCCGCTACTTCGTCGCCCCAGAGCTGCCgctcgccccccccccccccccagcaGATGGATCTCTCTGCTACGGTTAGGGCAGAGCCTTGTCGACATCATCAGGGAGTGTCCGTAACCTTACCTTTTCATCTTGCTGCTAGTTCCTGCATGATTACTGCTGCTTATACTGACTAGTTATTATGTGATTACCTTGTCTTGCAAGTTTTCTACACTTAATTCCTTATGCTCTTACAATACTGATTAGTCATTCTTCTAATATTGGTATCTGCTACTATTAGGAAGGTTTCTTTGTGTAGTTTAGTTGTTAGCAATGGCCCTTGAACTTAAACCTTGGTTGGATTTTTAGAAAGCTTTCTGGTGTCTGGTGTAGTGTATTCTTAATAAGTTGCCCTTGGTTAGAATTTGGAAGGTTCCCGGTGTAGTGTAGTGTCTCTTGGGGAAAGCTCCATGTTTATACCTTGTTTATAGCTGAATTGTTAGAATTAGGTACAGGAGCGgcctttatacatatattactGTTCTCAATATTCTTCGTGCTGCTTCAGTAAGTTTCTGCATCACTAGTGCTACTTCTACTTTATTATGTGATTACCTTTTGTCTTGCATGTTTCTACAGCCGAAAGATTGCTTTATGCTTATGGAATAATATTCGTTAGTCATTTAAGTTTTCTTAGATATGTTGATGTTTGAATGGAAGATTCATATTCCTTTGATAATGTGATGGCATGCCTCACTTCcaaatttttatcttattttcatAATGCATGTACTCCACATAAACAAACCAAATTGTATATTCTATTGTCATCTGTGTTCAAGTCTTGAACTTTCGTTTTCCTCATAGTGCAAAACACCCCAATAGTTTCCTTCTGAAAACCTAACTGCCAGCTATATGCACTAGTCTAAATATGATTGTTTAGGCTTTGATTATTGTCGTAGTGCAAAACACCCCATAATTTCCTTCTGAAAAACCTAACTGCCAACTAGATGCACTAGTCTAAATATGATTGTACAGTTAATAGCTTGGTACAACCAGTGACTTGGTCTCTTGGTTTATTCTGTAGATACATCAAGGGTCCCATGTCATGATGAATTAAGTTAACATTAGATTTATGGCGAATTCAAGTCATTATGCGCCTTGCCCCCACATATTAATTGGTCAATTTAGTCAAGTGCAAAGGGTATAAATTACTCTAACATAGTTATGTGTTTTGTTGTATAAATCCAGGCACACCAAGaagatacaaatatatagaatAGATCATGACCTTTCACCAAATCGTTCAGTATGAATATGTAACTagtaataaaaatgttattactATGAATTGTATGTTAATGAGATTGTACCACACATCCTGTTGAGAAGTCCCATCTGGTAATCTGGTGTCATTTTGCAGTCGACCTTTCTAAAACAATAATTTGGATTtatcttgtatttttattcttgATTTGTCACCAAAAGCACTTCCATATGTAATTCCCAGTTTGTTATGCATGTGAAGTACTTCCAATGGTTTCTTCATCTTGTGCTCAATGTTGCTGCAGCCAACCACTGGCGTAGATGAAGTGGTCAATATTGTCTGGAAGGAACAAACCAACTTATTCTCCAGAAGACAAGTTCCATCGCTGCTATGTTCATGATTGGATCGCACTTCGCTGAACTTGtggcaaaaaaagaaatgcacGTACGGTTGGAGCTGCAATGATGGGATTTACCATTCGTCTTAACTGGGAAGTTGGCAAGTTGCAGACCCAGATGTCGAAACCAACTACACAGGGGTAATCTGgagtagcagtagcagtaggAGTTTTCTTCTGGGCATGCCCAGTAAGCCAGTGATTGTATTGAATCGATCGTAGTAGGGCCTTTTGTGGCCTTACATGTATGTATCAGTCAGTAGCTGTACTTGAAGATGCACCTGTTGAGAATGTAACATATCCTATATGAATGAATGTTGATTGACATTGCTTAATCTTATCGGCAAGTTAGTGACTTTCTATTCTATGTCACTGAATATTCATGGATGAAACGTTCTCTTCAGGTTGAGAACTCCCTTTTTGATTCCATCTGTTTTTAGGTCTGGGCCAAATGAACCGTGTTGGAGAGTCCCAACTCTTTTCAAAACCAATTATGGACAAATTGTGACAATTATCAACCTCCATTTCTTTTGTCAGATGGACAACAGTCAACTAAAAATTCATTCATAAACATGTGCACCAGACTAAGTACACCGAAAATTCAGGTAgttttcattaattaaattggGGCATTGACTTTGATCTCAAGAACTCACTGATCACTTTCAAGCAGCGGTGAGAAGGAAGTAGTTGAGATTAGGATTTATACAAAATCATCCAACTTGTGGGTTTGATTTGATTCGACTTGCAAGCGAGCAGTGACATGTGGACGCCTCGCCTTTACTGCGATCGGGCCTACCTGCCAGGTGTTCGACAGCGGCACGAGCCTAACTGTCgtgccgcggcgccgcgggcACCACTTCGGTGTTCGCCgcggacgacgacgtcgacggaAGTGACGCCCGGtccggcgtggcggcggatgATGAtgtcgccatcgtcgccgacgatcggtcggcgtcgccgtcggctcGAGCGGCGTAGTCAGCGAGCATGGCCTTGAGCTCCGCGAGCACCTCGCCCATGGCCGGGCGCTCGTGCTTGTAGGGGCGCACGCACCGGCACGCGAGCGCGAACACGGCGCGCACGGTGGGCCTGTCCCAGTCGGGGCCGAGGCGCTCGTCCACCATGgactccgcggcggcggcggcctcgccgccggcctggCCGACGGCCCAGTGCGCGGCGTGGACGATGGACTCGGCCCCGCCCGACGGCGTGGGCACGACGGCGCGCATCCCCGTGGCGAGCTCGAGCAGCACGACGCCGAAGCTGTAGACGTCGCCGGCCTCCGAGACGTGCCCCGCCGAGAAGCTCTCCGGGTCGACGtacccgcgcgtgccgcgcacCTCCGTCGACACGTGCGTCCCGCCCTCCGGCATGATCCGCGACACCCCGAAGTCCGACAGCTTCGCCGTGCCGGACTCCGACAGCAGCACGTTGGTCGGCTTCACGTCGCGGTGCACCACGGCGCCCTCGCGGAAGCCGTGCAGGTAGGCGAGCCCCTGCGCCAcgtccgccgccacctgcaGCCGCCGCAGCCACGGCAGCTCCCCCTGGAACAGCGCGCGCCACAggttgccgccggcgaggtacTCGTACACCAGCGCgtggtggccgccgcggccgccgaggCAGTAGCCCACCAGCGTCGTCAGGTTCCGGTGCCGCAGCTTGGCGAGCACGGCCACCTCCGCGTAGAACTCCGCCACCTTCTTGGACCTGTATATCTTCTTGATGGCCACGCGCTGCCCCGACGGGAGCCGCCCGAGGTACAccttgccggcgccgccgctgccgagcaGCAGCTTCTCGTCGTACCCGTTGGTCGCCTGCTTCAACTCCGACTTGGTGAAGATGTACAGGCCCTCCCGTGGCAGAGGTGGCACTGACGCcaccgactcgtcgtcgcttTCGCCCTCGCCGTCCCCTGCCATCGCCGTCCTACGCCGGCGACGAATTGTTACAATGGCCATCGCGACGGAGGCGACTGCCACGACGGACACGACGACCGCTGACGCCGagccgacggcgatggcgacggtaTTCTTTCTCGAGGAGACGGAGCTGGGCAGACGAGGCGACTGGGTCGCCACGGTGGCcgtcggtggcggtggcgaggggaCGAGGTCGCTGGTGCCGAGGCTGTTGACGTTCTCGAGCACCTGGAGCATGCAGAGAGCGTAGGCGCGGAACcgctcgagcggcggcggcgcgcgggaccagacggcgacggtggccgcCATCCCGCAGGGCACGAACTCCTTGGTGCCCGCGCTGGCCAGCATCTCGTAGGTGGTCGCGATCACCGCGCCGCggcacgcggcgcagccggggTCGTCCGGCCCgacgggcggcgcgcgcgccaccCCGGGCGCGGCGCAGAGGCGCGTGGCGTTCggcagcgcgcgcggcgccATGGCCCTcacgtcggcgagggcggcgagctGGCACGGGCGCGAGCCCGCGGCGAGCTTGCCCGGGTCGCCGGTGAGGTCGCACGAGCCGTTGTTGGAGaggagcgacggcgacacgagcCCAAAGGTGACCAGCctcgcggcgaaggcgtcggagcacgcggcggcgggttCCAGCGGGAGGAACGCGGCTCCCGTGCGGTTGGCatagtcggcggcggcaaagaTGTAGGCGGCGAACACGTACCAGCAGCAGCCGGTGGCGGCCTGCCCGGCCGTGGCGTTGGCGTAGCACTCGCGCGGGATCATCTGCGTCGCCGTGGCGAGGTCGTAGGGGCATGCCGTGGGGccccacgccggcgccgccgcggcgtgcggTGGCGCGagcacgaggaggaggaggagggagacggcgaggcggagcatCTCGGTGTCGGGGGTGGGGGACTGGGGGGTGACCtgaggcgagcgagcggcaTCGATAAATGCGAGCGGGTGGGagcgtttaaaaaaaaagaattatggTGGGCCCCGCATGTAGTTTGACGATTTGACCCTTGGAGTGTTGTGGCTAGTGTGCAGGTTTTCATTTTTGCGAGgtcaaatttaatttcttaGTGATAACTATAAAACCTGGAAAATTGTGGATTTCAATTATTGAAAGACCaggtgtaattttttttagaaaacatatGGGATTTCTTCTGTTAAAATTAACATGGTACGCACCAACTCAATATAATAGAATGAGCTATTGACGGCACGTACAGTTATGAAATATCGGGGAGACGGGAGATAAAACGTGAAACATGGGCGTTATGACTAAAGGAGAATTATGGAGAGGgtaatatcttataatatataaagagaaggaaaattttaataccagCCACCTCTAGAAACCTAAAATAGGGCTTTGCAGGGAGGATAGTTAATAACCGTTAGATCATGAATGTGGAGattttataattgattttaggattaatTGCGGGGGTTTTCcgttaaattcatttttaattatatttttataattcatCACAAGACCTGTGAAACAGTTGTCCAAAATTACTTTCAGAAATTACCAATTTAAGATAAATTCCGTTGAATTATACTCCAAAGCACAACTAGCTCTAGCTGACCCATAAATCCCTTGTTTGGATCAATACTGCCTCACACAAACACATACTAGAATGAAACATTTTCAGAGTCAGTTTCttttattatcttaaaaattttatatatttacaaggAAAATCATGTTAGGTTATTTGACTAGGCAAgatctgaatatttttttgaaaggaagGCAAGATCTGAATATGGGTATATGGAAGAAAGATCCATGCTCAATGATGATCAGatcaagaatatatatgttacaACCTGAAAACCTTAAAGTAGTCAAGATTTGGGATAAAGAAATTGCAAATTCTGATCATGACCAAGATTTCAGTGGATTATTCAACTCAAGCAGGCTGGAATATATAACACtaggtttctttttttttgttttatcaaacAAGCAAAATACTCTGAACTTATGAGGAgatatcttcttttttttctagtgtACTATGTTTCTAGTTAGTAGACAATGGCGTATAAATTGGGTTAATTTCACCTGAGTCCAAAAGAGGTTGTTGAAAAAGAGGAATTGATCTTTGTCAACGGCTCTGTTGCATTAGCAACTTCTGACTGAGTCATTAGTCATGACAAGCACACTGTTTGTTGTTAGTTAATCTCACTTGCAAGATCGCATCGAGCGTTGactttgccaaaaaaaatttatttgtccAATCCTGTTCTGACAGTGCTTCTTTGCCCATTTTTCTTTGCATAGACCAAGGAATTGAGTGCTGTAAAATAAGGTCATGTTTTACCAAACAGGACTGTGGGACATAACAGGAatacccctctctctctcaaaaacaaaaaacaaaaaaaaactaacttctGAAAATGTATCTGGATATCCAGTTTTTCAGATTCATTCACATAAATCGTTTCTTTGTATCATGGAGAGAGTATGCCTCAAATTAGTactctcttttgttttcttatataacatttgaccattgaatttaattaaaagatataaatatggcaaaatataagtgataaaaattaagaacaaaataaatgatacttAAATAGGTCTTTTagtaagacaaatggtcaaatgctaTATCTAAAATCAATGTTGTcatatatacttaaaaatagtGATAATGCCTCTATCAGGTTTGATAGTTTTagcttatgttttttaaaatcttgTTTTAAGTTATTAGATGGCATATGATTGTAGTAGACTTTTCTCACTTGGCCTCATTTATCTCTGTTTCTCTTCCACGTTTCTTATAGACACTTGCATATTTACATACATATTCATTGACCCggactaatatattttttcacaagaaaataTGCCTGGTGTCCactatgtttcttttttatttatcttggaTCATATCATCTTGTGCAAACTTTGATGTGTGGCTTTTGccaagtaaaaaagaaaaggtaattGCATGTTCTATGTTCTCATTTTGCATCCCTTTGTGCAAAGCACAGCATTTTTTTGCTGGTTATTCCATTAGCTTTACAACACAACTTTACAACCATCAAAATGCCTCTTAATGATCTCAAAATGTGCACACATGGTATGCATTTCTGCAACTTTGGATTGTAGACAGTTGATTAGTAGCCTCAGATGTGGTCCTGTCTGCTAATGGCTGTGGTTTCCATATTTTGATGCCATGCTACATTTGAtttgtgtgaaaaaaaaatagttcaaaGAATTGCTAGTACAGTTACTACTTTTGTTTCTATTAAAATTATCCAAACTTTTAGTACAAAGTGGATGAGAAAGTTACTTTTACCCCCATAGATTCAGGCTACTGCTTTGGTGTAAATAAGAACatattgtacaaatttttcttttcttattgaGCCGTGCAATGATTCTGGATGCTAAACTGATTTTTAATCCTGTGATTTGTTGTTCATTGCTTTATAAATGTACGGAATCCAGGTAGGAAGAGCATTAGCCATTTCGTGTATATAGCGTTTTTTGGCTCACAAATAGAAACTTCTGTGCATCCAATAAACAGTACTAGAACTAActagaataattaataaataaaattaagcaCCTTTAGGCCGCCTTCGGCTCCCCTCTTCCTAACCCCACgttctcgtttttcgcgcgcacgttttTCAGTATATAAGGAAGTTgcttaaataatcatattaatctattttataatttttaataattaataattaattaattatatactaatctattactacgttttctgcaCCGGATAACTAACGTTCCTTTTTACTCTCCCGAACGGAACCTTAGTTATCCAAACAAACAGCTGAAACTTTATAGTGACATCACCCAATTGCACCCACCATGTCCATAAATGTAGACTAGATTCATACTCCGCGCGTTGCTGTGGGATAACTGTGtgataatatagtagatatgaattctaaaaaaaattcttacctactatatatgattttttttcataaatggTTGGGTTGTATGGTGTGACTTTTGGGagaagaaatacaatttacactcttgatgaatcatccaaagactaaaaacaattgaggtaATGTGAAGAGATGAAATTTACATAATGTATTatcctaaggctaaaaataattaagatgatgtagcttaatttacacccttgatgtatcattctaaggctaaaaacaattgatgtGACGTGACTTCACGAGGGAGAAGAGAATGGcattaactttatagaaagtAGGGATTCCGATGGCAATCTTGAAAGGATTAATTTGGTGACACTAGCTAGGATCTAATCAGCGGGGAAGCTaggaaaattaaaatggaCATGGTTGCCACATTTACTTAGTAATTATAAACAATTACATGATACTAAGTATATATTGGAACTATTGAGTTAATTAGTATAGGAAAGGTACCAAACAGAAGGGAACCAATTTTATCAATACTAGCAAATTATTATGGAATTAAAATCACatcgacatatatatatatatatatataatatattgcaaaccaaaaatatattttaaattcacagcttaattttagacttagttacagtttttttttgttagcatGTTCACACTCCCTTACAAAAAAAGGTTACATTTATTATTTGGGGATGTGCAAGGATGATAGTTGGTTGAGAGCTCAGGATCTATCAAACTTCTACCGTTcaaaggccttgtttagttgccaaaaaattttagtaaaaaggTTATGTCGAACATTTGATTGGATGTCGGAatgggtttttggacacaaatgaaaaacaaagttCACAGCTcgcttggaaaccgcgagacgaatcttttgagcctaattaacccgttattagcatatgttggttactgtagcacttatggctaatcatgggctatttaggctcaaaagattcgtctcacgatttctcacgcaattgtgtaattagttttctgttttatctatgtttaatactacatttaagtgttcaaagatttgatggtATGTTTTGGGAAAAACTTTTgggaaactaaacaacccctaatgGACGATTAGTTTGCAGAACGAATAAACAATGCTCCACATATTAGAATTTTGGATAGTAGAGGGTGCGATTGTCGTAGATCAACTGGAAACCACCACCACTGCAACACTACTAcattttaaaagaatatagatgatttacacTTGTACATCAAAAAAtgttttacataaaattttacatgaaattAGTTTGAACTAAGAATAAAATCAAACTAAAACATGAGTTTGAACTAGAATGTTGATTGGCATAAACAAAGTTGTAGATAATTTTTCCCTAATTCTTTGTCTAGCgaaataccaaattattttctaaacgTTGATGAATGGTACAATACGACTTAACAGATGCAATCCAGTATACCGAATTCTGGTGCCTGTTTCTTCTAATTAAATCGAAATCGAACTTATGTGCGTAGAAGCAGAGCTACATGGTATGTGAAGTATGCCCCGACGTACCCTGCAGATTTAAgttaacatgtatatatacatgcttccagaagaagaaaaaaaaagaaactcatTTGAATACATGAGAACGAGTACCCACGGTATAAAATGGatttataaaatcatatatcataatttttgaaCGAAAATATTCTTAGCTAAAAtcgtactccctctatatttttatgtatgacaccgttgacttttagaatcacgtttgaccattcgtcttattcaaaatttacatccaaatatgcaaaattataatgcataattaaagtttatataataataaatcatattataataaaataattaataattatataatttttttaataagacgaatggtcaaacatggacctaaaagtcaacggcgtcatataaaaaaaatatggagggaatATTTAGGTTTGCCTTTGTCTCTCCGTGTCCAGTGGTTTATCCtttgagaaagaaaaggatgaaCGTAAATGGAACGTTGGGCTTCAGCTAAAATGCAAAAGGAGGacatgaaacaaaagaaaggattTTGTGAGTTTAGAGTTACACATTTCTGATATTCtggttaaaagaaaaaaaataaactcgcCTTCGAGTTGAGGGACCTGTGGTGGACTTTTTTCCATAAAGTAAAGGTGCTGAAAGTTTGGGCTGGTCGGCCCAACATCTTCCATGGCCCACACAACCTTGCTGGGTTTATGATGTACTTATTGATTAAGAATTTAAGATTATCGATAACTGCATCTCGTTGTGGTGATCATTAGCTATGATTGTGTTTTTGAGAGGTCAGGGTATCCAGTGAGTAAATATGTAGAATTCCACTCAAAAGGACTGGATTTAATGATGGTTTCTTTCTCTTCATCTTTAGTGTTAAGTAGCTACTTGTGTAGTTTAAGCATGATATGATTTGTATGTTAATTTATCTCGTTAGACCATAATTGCAGTCAACAATTAGAGTGCCTTAAAATTACAAGAACTTTTGTAAACGCAGTGGcgtcttcctcttctttttgttttgggtttttttttgttttcccaTTTATGAGAAGTGTTCCAGCTCTCATGCATGAACTCGCTCGTAAGAGAAACTGCAGAGAGATAACAATGTCAGCTGCTGCAAAAGGCGagtgaaaattaattttgggcTACTGAACATGTATAAACTAGACTATTTTTGTCACGACTGCCCCCATAAAATTCAGGGACCTAAGAAATACTAATCGACCCCTAGCTAAACTTAAACgatgaaataaaatactaaCAATTTGTACAAGTGTACGATTTCATAGCAATATAAAACGTAGCAAAAATGTAGTGATGCACTActacaataattaattttcaatAATTCAGTTAATATTAAAGtgttaaacaaaattaagaaaCAAGAGTTTGGCTTCAAATAACCTGAAGTTGATAGACGGTGTCACTGCAATTGGTGCCTTGGCTTGTGTGGTATAGTGTGCTCTATGGTCATGTGATAGAACATGACAGCAACTCGGGATATGAATAGTTGAATAGTGATTAGACAACCATAGCACTTCGACAAAACTATCAGGATTATCTTTTGGGTTTGgattataacctaaaatttgattattttttcaaccttaaatttagagtcgactttgaggttttttcaccaaagtttatgttttaactttggtttttagattgatataaatacatatacaaaagttttataattattctCTGTTCGCAGATATATTCGTTTTGACTTTTCTTCAAACATCCTAAAGTTGGGCTTGATAGCTAGGTGGCCGAGTGCAGAGTACATCAGTTTCTAGGTGATCAAGTATCAATGATCAAATGAATAATTACTCTAAGTCCTAGGAGATCGATTAGAGTGACCAAGTCAACCTAGTTACTTGGAACCATCGGTTTTGGTCTGTGTATACCTACTGTACACGATCCAAATTGAGTCCCCTGAAAATCAGGGCGACATGCAATTTCACAGTAatatctctgttttatattataagactttctagttttgtctaaattcataaattgatgaatgtatataatttatatatatgtctagcttcgttaacatccatataaatctaggcaagactagaaaatcttacattgtgaaacggataGAGTAgtagtttttataaaacatgtaTGTATTTTGTCAGTAGGATCTGTCAAGGCACGCTACACAACCATAGGGAGTTAGCCTTGGGACCAAAACTGAGATTATATTACTTCATTtcatttagggttttttcagatcacaggaattttacaggaattttagaagaaacagttcaattcctccaatatttctataaaatttctctaaatCGAAGAGGACCTTACTATGTTACTCCAATAATTCTGGTATCCCTAGCAAAATAATTGGGATTCTGACAAAGCTTGTGTGAAGGAATGGAGATTATTTGCCATGATTTTGGCTTGGAGCTTATACTAAGTGCATCTTGTCAAATGTTGGCATGATTCATAGTGGTTGACTAAATCGGGTGTACCATCGTGAAAAACCATacctataaaattattttatagttagTTTAGTCGCATTAAACTTATTTGACACGAAGAAATGGAAAGCATAAGTTCACTCGTAATTGCGAAGAAAATGATAGGAGGGAACATTGATAAGTTAGAGTACTTGATTAAATGCTACCAAAGGGGAGAAATGTCCTTCTTGGCTCGCATAATTGCATGTGAAcatcattttatatattaaaaaacatcgTCTAATCAACAACAATGCTTTGTCCTCTATATGGATGGTATTGGATATtaatataagccaaaaaaactGATGCAACAAAAAGAGCAAATATGTTGTCCATCTTCACACGCTAGCATATATCCATGCATGTTCAATTTTGTTAACTGCAcctaaaatatcatataaaaagatattagCATAAAccaatcaaatataaaatacacaAACTAGCGTATTATCCCCCTTAACTCGTAACCATATTTTGCTTGAAAGATCTATTACACTAAAAACATATTGCTTGAAAGATCTATTATGTAACAACAAAAGCCTTTGCTTAGTATGAAATACCTGGAGTAGAAAGTAATTTGACTCTATCTATCCTCAATAGGAGCATTGAAGATAAAACATGTATTTGGCCATACTCATACACTTTACTTAATTATCATTGTCACATCACTttctataaataatatatttatgtacaGTTTTATTTCATAATCTATAAAGCCAGTAGAAAACCTACGATTTTTAATGGTTCGAGTTGAAGCATCAATTTTTTGATGTAAAAGAATGGTGCTTACTAGCCACTAACAATCAACTACCTTAATTACTATTGTCACATCACTttctacatatttatatacaattttattttataatctatAATCTATAAAGCCAATAGAAATTCTACGATTTTTCAACGGTTTGAGttgaaacatgattttttatgtaaaagaaTAGTACTTCCTAGCCACTAGCAATCAACTGCCACCTCTTTCCCTTTATGCAACAGACCCCTGGCAGGTAGTGTAACCTAAAGCAGAAAAACCTCAcctttcttggtttttttttttggaaccaTCAAAACCCTTTTCCACCATCTTCAACACTCCCTACtattttcctcctcctcctcttgtgGGTCCcactctccccctctctctcaatcATCATCACAGGCCCCTTCGCtgggaaggaaaagaagagaagcCCCCTTCTCTATCTAGCCCTTTGCTcagctctctctcctccctcgtgGCCGCCACCATGTCAGGCCTCTACAACCAGGGTTTCTCCCCGGCAAGAACCCTATCGCCCCAGATTAGGAGCAACCCCGAGGCCGACAGGTGCACGCCCGCCCACCACGACGATTGCTCTGCGCTCTCTTGCTGGTTCTTTTGatccaaagaaaaaagattgcTTCTTTCTTTGTCTTGCCTTTCTCTCTTCTGTTTCTTGGTTTCGATTGATTATGCGATTTAATGCGATTCTTTTTGCTTGCAGCCAGTACTTGGGTGAGCTTCTCGCGGAGCATCAAAAGCTGGGGCCTTTCATGCAGGTGCTGCCGATATGCAGCCGGCTGCTGAACCAAGGtgagatcttttttttttccttttagttTCTCGCTTACTGTTTGTCACAGATTGATGGGGTTATTTTGTTCGtgtgaggaggagggagggttTATACTCTTTGGTTTTGCAACCGGGATTTGGGAATCGGGTGGGTGCAATGCTTGGATGGCGGCTGATTTA includes:
- the LOC121055028 gene encoding proline-rich receptor-like protein kinase PERK9, producing the protein MLRLAVSLLLLLVLAPPHAAAAPAWGPTACPYDLATATQMIPRECYANATAGQAATGCCWYVFAAYIFAAADYANRTGAAFLPLEPAAACSDAFAARLVTFGLVSPSLLSNNGSCDLTGDPGKLAAGSRPCQLAALADVRAMAPRALPNATRLCAAPGVARAPPVGPDDPGCAACRGAVIATTYEMLASAGTKEFVPCGMAATVAVWSRAPPPLERFRAYALCMLQVLENVNSLGTSDLVPSPPPPTATVATQSPRLPSSVSSRKNTVAIAVGSASAVVVSVVAVASVAMAIVTIRRRRRTAMAGDGEGESDDESVASVPPLPREGLYIFTKSELKQATNGYDEKLLLGSGGAGKVYLGRLPSGQRVAIKKIYRSKKVAEFYAEVAVLAKLRHRNLTTLVGYCLGGRGGHHALVYEYLAGGNLWRALFQGELPWLRRLQVAADVAQGLAYLHGFREGAVVHRDVKPTNVLLSESGTAKLSDFGVSRIMPEGGTHVSTEVRGTRGYVDPESFSAGHVSEAGDVYSFGVVLLELATGMRAVVPTPSGGAESIVHAAHWAVGQAGGEAAAAAESMVDERLGPDWDRPTVRAVFALACRCVRPYKHERPAMGEVLAELKAMLADYAARADGDADRSSATMATSSSAATPDRASLPSTSSSAANTEVVPAAPRHDS